From the genome of Tindallia californiensis, one region includes:
- the yvcK gene encoding gluconeogenesis factor YvcK family protein — MKWIHWLKPGLQLKRWILIGVLGLLLISIPAGHIVVYFFDIHWMIMVLFGVAGCFLFGVAFKRGFTSLLKNLQTTPFTQGVHRNSKHIQRMIYDKQVLAKGRKVVVIGGGTGLSILLRGLKQMTSNITAVVTVADDGGGSGILREDLGMLPPGDIRSCILALSEMEPTMENLLQYRFQEGSLKGQSFGNLFIASMNGISGSFEEAIKKMNEVLAVKGQVYPVTLENITLYAQLKNGKIIKGESKIPEKSLEEDSPIDFVFLRPKKASTLPEILNAIQEADAIVLGPGSLYTSIIPNLLINPVAESINKSKATTFYLPNIMTQPGETDQFSVRHHVEALLKNTGLKRIDYVIANKEKVPVQIEEKYALEGAKMVLPDENDKVALKEQQIHLVEEDLVEIKNDYVRHDAYKTSKFIEYYLSN, encoded by the coding sequence ATGAAGTGGATTCACTGGTTAAAGCCAGGGTTGCAGCTAAAAAGATGGATTTTGATAGGCGTCCTAGGCCTGCTTTTAATTTCGATTCCAGCAGGTCATATTGTTGTATATTTTTTTGATATTCACTGGATGATAATGGTTTTATTCGGAGTTGCAGGCTGTTTTTTATTCGGTGTAGCTTTTAAGCGAGGGTTTACTTCTTTATTAAAAAACCTTCAAACAACTCCCTTTACTCAGGGTGTGCATAGAAACAGCAAACATATTCAGCGTATGATTTATGATAAACAAGTCTTAGCAAAAGGGCGAAAAGTAGTTGTGATTGGTGGTGGTACTGGCCTGTCTATCCTCTTGAGAGGGCTGAAGCAAATGACATCAAATATTACGGCCGTAGTTACGGTTGCTGATGATGGGGGTGGGTCTGGAATTCTTCGAGAGGATTTGGGGATGCTCCCGCCTGGTGATATAAGAAGCTGTATTTTAGCCCTGTCTGAAATGGAGCCAACCATGGAAAACTTGTTACAATATCGCTTTCAAGAAGGTTCGTTAAAAGGACAAAGCTTTGGAAATCTATTTATTGCTTCTATGAATGGGATCAGCGGAAGCTTTGAAGAAGCTATTAAGAAAATGAATGAAGTACTGGCTGTTAAAGGTCAGGTTTACCCAGTAACCTTAGAAAACATCACCTTATATGCTCAGCTTAAAAATGGTAAAATTATTAAAGGTGAATCTAAAATTCCTGAAAAGAGTTTAGAAGAAGATAGTCCCATTGATTTTGTGTTTTTAAGACCTAAAAAAGCGTCCACTTTGCCGGAAATTCTTAACGCCATTCAGGAAGCCGATGCTATTGTTCTTGGTCCGGGTAGCTTGTATACCAGTATTATTCCCAATCTTTTGATTAACCCTGTTGCTGAATCCATTAATAAATCAAAAGCGACTACCTTTTATCTACCAAATATTATGACGCAGCCAGGCGAAACGGATCAATTTAGTGTGAGGCATCATGTGGAAGCACTCTTAAAAAACACCGGCCTTAAAAGGATTGACTATGTCATTGCAAACAAAGAAAAAGTTCCGGTACAAATTGAAGAAAAATATGCGCTGGAAGGGGCAAAAATGGTTTTGCCTGATGAAAATGATAAGGTTGCATTAAAAGAACAGCAGATTCATTTAGTGGAAGAAGATCTGGTGGAAATTAAAAACGACTATGTTAGGCACGATGCCTATAAAACATCTAAATTCATTGAATATTACTTGTCGAACTAA
- the murB gene encoding UDP-N-acetylmuramate dehydrogenase — protein sequence MRCLNKARWLTKLEEQFPAERFRRNEPMSQHTSFQIGGKADVLIMPTSKQEIIHIIRFCNKHNIPLTVIGKGSNLLVMDAGIEGIVMKIGSCMKALQFSDEYVYAEAGISLNCLAKKIQEMSLVGFEFASGIPGTLGGALTMNAGAYGGEMKNILSECTTVSLEGKINTIDHPDMKMGYRSSRIQATGEIIVEAVLKLQRGDREEIKNITNDYWKRRLTKQPYDLPSAGSVFKRPEGFFAGKLIEDCGLKGCTVGRAKVSELHAGFIVNMGGATASDVLTLMEMIKNKVREKYEVELESELRVIGRS from the coding sequence GTGAGATGTTTGAATAAAGCTAGATGGTTAACAAAGTTAGAAGAACAGTTTCCTGCTGAGCGGTTCAGACGAAACGAGCCAATGAGTCAGCATACCTCTTTTCAAATAGGAGGAAAGGCTGATGTTCTAATCATGCCTACTTCTAAACAGGAAATAATACACATTATTCGTTTTTGTAATAAGCATAACATTCCTTTAACCGTCATTGGAAAAGGGAGTAACTTGCTGGTAATGGATGCTGGAATTGAAGGGATCGTTATGAAAATTGGCAGCTGTATGAAAGCTCTTCAATTTTCAGATGAATACGTATATGCAGAAGCAGGCATTAGTCTTAATTGCCTTGCGAAAAAAATACAAGAAATGTCACTGGTGGGATTTGAATTCGCTTCAGGTATTCCGGGAACATTGGGAGGCGCTCTGACGATGAATGCGGGAGCCTATGGTGGCGAAATGAAAAATATTTTATCTGAATGCACCACTGTGAGCCTTGAGGGAAAAATAAATACCATCGATCATCCAGATATGAAAATGGGATATCGAAGTAGCCGGATACAGGCAACGGGAGAAATTATTGTGGAAGCAGTATTGAAGCTTCAAAGAGGAGACCGGGAGGAAATAAAGAATATAACCAATGATTATTGGAAAAGAAGGTTAACAAAGCAACCCTATGACTTACCTAGCGCAGGAAGTGTATTTAAGCGGCCGGAAGGATTTTTTGCTGGAAAACTGATAGAAGATTGCGGATTAAAAGGATGCACTGTGGGAAGAGCTAAAGTTTCAGAATTGCATGCTGGATTTATTGTAAATATGGGTGGGGCAACAGCTTCCGATGTCCTTACCCTAATGGAAATGATTAAAAACAAAGTAAGAGAAAAGTACGAGGTTGAACTAGAATCTGAACTAAGAGTTATTGGACGTTCATAA
- the fdhD gene encoding formate dehydrogenase accessory sulfurtransferase FdhD, translated as MSAISKKVNIIRVRDNSGEEVEDQVAKEKPFTLYINDEEFVTLLCSGEDLEYLMIGFLYSEGLIKTMEDIESIRIEDAMGYGHITISEQVFSKMKIHGKRTLTSGCGKGTVFYDVLDSLTAKPVKDQFHVEAKHILELSNTFNKQSVLFKETGGVHACALCDGKQMLIFHEDIGRHNALDKTIGHAMKDNISLQGKWLLTSGRISSEMLIKTAKQGIAMIVSRSAPTDLSVEVAEQMNITLVGFARGNRMNVYAHSDRVTYSK; from the coding sequence ATGAGCGCCATATCAAAAAAAGTCAATATTATTCGAGTGCGCGACAATAGTGGTGAAGAAGTAGAGGATCAAGTAGCAAAAGAAAAACCCTTTACCCTCTATATCAATGATGAAGAATTTGTAACCCTTCTATGCTCAGGAGAAGATCTGGAGTACCTAATGATTGGGTTTTTATACTCAGAAGGCCTCATTAAAACCATGGAAGATATTGAAAGCATAAGGATAGAGGACGCAATGGGTTATGGACATATTACTATATCCGAACAAGTGTTTTCTAAAATGAAAATTCATGGAAAAAGAACATTGACCAGTGGCTGTGGAAAAGGGACTGTGTTCTATGATGTGTTGGATTCATTAACCGCAAAACCGGTAAAAGATCAGTTTCACGTAGAGGCAAAGCATATTTTGGAACTCTCGAATACATTTAATAAACAATCAGTTCTTTTTAAGGAAACGGGAGGCGTTCATGCCTGTGCTTTATGCGATGGAAAACAAATGCTTATTTTTCATGAAGATATAGGGAGACACAATGCATTGGATAAAACAATCGGTCATGCGATGAAAGACAATATATCATTGCAAGGAAAATGGCTCTTAACTAGTGGGAGAATTTCATCAGAAATGTTGATTAAAACAGCTAAGCAAGGAATAGCTATGATTGTATCCAGATCGGCGCCTACTGATTTGTCCGTTGAGGTAGCAGAACAAATGAACATAACCTTAGTGGGTTTTGCCAGAGGAAATAGAATGAATGTTTATGCACACTCAGATCGGGTAACATATTCTAAGTAA
- a CDS encoding NUDIX hydrolase, with protein MRYETSAGGVVICGNAVLLLKKYNGDWVLPKGKVEKKETIREAAYREVYEESLVKAEIIKYLGSIHYVYQAGWAKNEKIYKTVHWFLMKSKMLRCSPLKKEGFIDARFVHRDRVLEMVKYSDEQKMILKALLNDVETVK; from the coding sequence ATGCGATATGAAACCAGTGCGGGTGGTGTGGTGATATGCGGGAATGCCGTTTTACTACTAAAAAAATACAATGGAGACTGGGTGCTTCCGAAAGGCAAAGTAGAAAAAAAAGAAACGATACGGGAAGCAGCTTATCGAGAAGTATATGAAGAGTCATTAGTGAAAGCGGAAATCATTAAATACCTGGGCTCTATTCATTATGTGTATCAAGCAGGATGGGCAAAAAATGAAAAAATATATAAAACAGTGCATTGGTTTTTGATGAAATCAAAAATGTTAAGATGCTCTCCCTTAAAAAAAGAAGGATTTATTGACGCAAGATTTGTACATAGAGATAGAGTATTGGAAATGGTTAAATACTCTGATGAGCAAAAAATGATATTAAAAGCATTGTTAAACGATGTTGAAACAGTAAAGTGA
- the rapZ gene encoding RNase adapter RapZ yields the protein MKFVVITGVSGAGKSLTVKFMEDLGFYCVDNLPPALIPKFAELCDKKRGMVGQIAMVMDIRGGLFFEDLFPSLTAFRKLGYEYDILFLDASDDVLIKRFKETRRVHPLSQNGSIEQGLKKEREELQSLREMASTILDTSRLTPGQLKEELRHIYQEGDLDNYFLLNITSFGFKYGIPLDADLVMDVRFLQNPYYDDRLRDLTGKDSEVQEYVMKDSNATIFVEKLESMLRFLLPNYMKEGKHQLVLAIGCTGGKHRSVTMALELENRLQKGDFRTIVNHRDID from the coding sequence ATGAAATTCGTAGTTATTACAGGTGTTTCAGGTGCAGGGAAAAGTTTAACGGTTAAGTTTATGGAAGATCTGGGTTTTTATTGTGTTGATAATCTGCCGCCTGCATTAATTCCTAAGTTTGCAGAGCTATGTGATAAAAAAAGAGGAATGGTTGGACAGATTGCTATGGTGATGGATATTCGAGGAGGTCTGTTTTTTGAAGATCTATTTCCAAGCCTGACGGCTTTTCGTAAGCTTGGTTATGAATATGATATCTTGTTTTTAGATGCCAGCGATGATGTTCTGATTAAGCGATTCAAGGAAACGAGGCGTGTCCATCCCTTATCTCAAAATGGATCCATCGAACAAGGCTTAAAAAAAGAAAGAGAAGAACTTCAATCTCTAAGAGAAATGGCATCCACTATTCTGGACACATCACGATTAACTCCGGGTCAGTTAAAAGAAGAATTAAGGCATATTTATCAAGAGGGAGATTTAGATAATTATTTTTTATTGAATATTACTTCTTTTGGTTTTAAGTACGGAATTCCCTTAGATGCCGATCTTGTGATGGACGTACGATTTCTTCAAAACCCTTACTATGACGATAGGCTTAGGGATTTAACGGGAAAAGACTCTGAAGTTCAGGAATATGTGATGAAAGATAGTAATGCAACGATTTTTGTTGAAAAATTAGAAAGCATGTTACGGTTTCTTTTGCCTAACTATATGAAAGAAGGCAAACACCAACTAGTATTAGCTATTGGTTGTACAGGAGGGAAGCATCGTTCTGTTACCATGGCGTTAGAACTTGAAAACCGCCTTCAAAAAGGTGATTTTAGAACCATTGTAAACCATCGAGACATCGATTAA
- the moaA gene encoding GTP 3',8-cyclase MoaA, with product MADQYQRKINYMRISITDLCNMRCLYCMPEEGIQKKSHKNMMSYEEMITLVKASVPLGINKLRITGGEPLVRRGVVDLIYSLAAIEGINEITMTTNGSLLEEMAEPLKKAGLTRFNISIDSLKEERYKEITRGGELKKVMNGIDKVIDLGMMPVKLNTVMIGGYNEDELDDFANLTYDHPIDVRFIELMPVGQASHWAKTRFISNETLRNRLGLLHPLKGNSGSPAKYYQLAGAKGKIGFINPISDHFCGECNRIRLTSDGKLKPCLHSNVEFDVLMALRKDPQNIENFIRSAIDAKPERHHLNQENAIYSERNMFQIGG from the coding sequence ATGGCCGATCAGTATCAACGTAAAATTAACTATATGCGAATATCCATTACGGATCTTTGTAACATGAGATGTTTATACTGTATGCCGGAAGAGGGAATACAGAAAAAATCACATAAAAATATGATGAGCTATGAGGAAATGATAACTCTTGTTAAAGCCAGTGTTCCGTTAGGAATAAACAAGCTGCGCATTACGGGTGGGGAACCTTTGGTGAGGAGAGGGGTTGTTGACTTAATTTATTCATTAGCAGCCATAGAAGGCATTAATGAGATAACAATGACCACCAATGGAAGCCTTTTGGAAGAAATGGCAGAACCTTTGAAAAAAGCTGGGCTAACTCGGTTTAACATTAGCATTGATTCGTTAAAGGAAGAAAGATACAAGGAAATAACCAGAGGCGGAGAACTGAAAAAAGTGATGAATGGCATCGATAAAGTAATAGATTTGGGCATGATGCCGGTCAAGTTAAATACGGTTATGATTGGCGGATATAACGAAGACGAGTTGGATGATTTTGCAAACTTAACCTATGATCACCCGATAGATGTTCGTTTTATTGAGCTTATGCCAGTAGGGCAAGCAAGTCACTGGGCTAAAACAAGATTTATTTCAAATGAGACGCTTAGAAATAGGCTGGGACTTTTGCATCCCCTAAAAGGAAATTCAGGAAGTCCGGCAAAATATTATCAATTAGCTGGAGCGAAAGGAAAGATAGGGTTTATCAATCCTATCAGTGATCATTTTTGTGGCGAGTGTAATCGAATTCGTCTGACCAGTGATGGGAAATTAAAGCCATGCTTGCATTCGAATGTAGAGTTTGACGTATTGATGGCTTTAAGAAAAGATCCTCAAAATATTGAAAATTTTATTAGATCAGCCATTGATGCAAAGCCGGAGCGTCATCATTTAAATCAGGAAAACGCTATCTATAGTGAACGCAATATGTTCCAAATAGGAGGATGA
- a CDS encoding ferritin-like domain-containing protein has protein sequence MKNYKEILKMAVENEVEAHEFYKDAAEKIEDKTLKSTFKELAEEEKKHEMILKSYFDKKQDEMKFDETKDYKVAETVEEQKLSTDMSFKDAIALAMKKEQEAMDMYQQFANASEEEQQKQTFLELVKMEKGHKTRLEDIYTNAAFAEVW, from the coding sequence GTGAAAAATTATAAAGAGATATTAAAAATGGCTGTTGAAAACGAAGTGGAGGCCCATGAGTTTTACAAAGATGCGGCAGAAAAAATAGAGGATAAAACATTAAAATCTACCTTTAAGGAATTAGCAGAAGAAGAAAAAAAACATGAAATGATATTGAAATCTTACTTTGATAAAAAGCAGGATGAAATGAAGTTTGATGAAACAAAAGATTACAAAGTTGCCGAAACCGTTGAAGAACAAAAACTTTCTACAGATATGAGCTTTAAGGATGCGATTGCGCTTGCTATGAAAAAAGAACAAGAGGCAATGGATATGTACCAACAGTTTGCGAATGCAAGTGAAGAAGAACAACAAAAACAAACCTTTTTAGAATTAGTAAAAATGGAAAAAGGCCATAAAACGCGATTGGAAGATATCTATACAAACGCTGCTTTTGCAGAAGTCTGGTAA